The Castor canadensis chromosome 13, mCasCan1.hap1v2, whole genome shotgun sequence genome has a window encoding:
- the Hrct1 gene encoding histidine-rich carboxyl terminus protein 1 produces MPGLVGSMTLMGWITGAVVAVLLLLLLLATCLFHRPLDHDVERNHPAVRRAQPRLFQGRGLLGNFHHHHHHRHPGHVSSVGVQHHNYHHQLHLHHHHHLHKAHGARR; encoded by the coding sequence ATGCCAGGCCTTGTGGGGAGCATGACCCTCATGGGTTGGATCACTGGTGCTGTGGTGGCTGtcctgttgctgctgctgttgctggccACCTGCCTTTTCCACAGACCACTGGACCATGATGTGGAGAGGAACCACCCAGCTGTCCGGCGAGCCCAGCCTCGGCTCTTTCAGGGCCGGGGTCTCCTGGGAAActttcaccatcaccatcatcatcgtCACCCTGGTCATGTGTCCAGTGTGGGTGTCCAGCACCATAACTATCACCACCAGCtgcacctccaccaccaccaccacctccacaaGGCTCATGGAGCCCGCCGCTGA
- the Spaar gene encoding small regulatory polypeptide of amino acid response, protein MEAAVIGVVAVLFVVTVAITCILCCFSYASETQDPQRGLGHSFTVATFHQETSFFTRPGRQVPSSRNVLTIM, encoded by the coding sequence ATGGAAGCAGCAGTGATTGGGGTGGTGGCGGTATTGTTTGTGGTCACCGTGGCCATCACTTGCATCCTCTGCTGCTTCAGCTATGCCTCAGAGACCCAGGATCCTCAACGGGGGCTTGGCCACAGCTTCACAGTAGCTACATTTCACCAGGAGACTTCTTTCTTCACAAGACCTGGTCGCCAAGTGCCAAGTTCCCGGAATGTCTTGACCATCATGTGA